The sequence CCTGCTCTGCCGCGTGGTCGCCCGGAGCACGCCGGACCTTCAGGAGATCATCGCCCGCATCCTGACCTCGCCCGCGGTCCAGCGCACCGACACCACGATCGCCCTGTCAGTCCAGGTTCCCTACCGGATCGAACCTCTGCTCCACGCGGCTCCGGACACCTGAGCAGGGAGTCCCCCTGACGCGGACGGGCGAGACGGGCAGACGGATGCGCTTGAGGCGGCCGAGCGGGAACGCCGAGCAGGGACGCCGAGCAGGGACACTGACGGAGACGCCGTCACGCGCACCGGATCCATCGGAAGACGGATCATTCACAGCCGAAGGCCGGGCCTCCCGAAAGAGCCTGCGGGAAAGAGGCCCCGAAAAGAGGCCACGGAAAGAGGCCGCGGGAAAGCGCCGGCCGAAAAGGCCCGCCGGAAAAAGCCCGGAAAAACAGAAAAGGCCACCCCGAAGGATGGCCTTTCCCAAAGATTGTCCGGCGGCGACCTACTCTCCCACACCGTCCCCGGTGCAGTACCATCGGCGCTGAAGAGCTTAACTTCCGGGTTCGGAATGTAACCGGGTGTTTCCCCTTCGCCATAACCGCCGTAACTCTATGAAACTGTCAAACACACACGGTGCTTGCTGTTTCAGAATTGCATAGTGGACGCGGGCAAGAACCTTGGTTTCGCGCTGCTCCGGACCCGGCGAAGGGACAGAGCGCTGCAGAAACCAAGCTTATGCTTTGTGGTCAAGTCCTCGGCCTATTAGTACCGGTCAGCTCCACACATTACTGTGCTTCCACCTCCGGCCTATCAACCCAATCGTCTATTGGGGGCCTTACCCACTCACGTGGTGGGAGACCTCATCTCAAGGCGAGCTTCCCGCTTAGATGCTTTCAGCGGTTATCCCTTCCGAACGTAGCCAACCAGCCGTGCTCCTGGCGGAACAACTGGCACACCAGAGGTTCGTCCGTCCCGGTCCTCTCGTACTAGGGACAGCTCCTTTCAAGTCTCCTGCGCGCGCAGCGGATAGGGACCGAACTGTCTCGCGACGTTCTAAACCCAGCTCGCGTACCGCTTTAATGGGCGAACAGCCCAACCCTTGGGACCTACTCCAGCCCCAGGATGCGACGAGCCGACATCGAGGTGCCAAACCATCCCGTCGATATGGACTCTTGGGGAAGATCAGCCTGTTATCCCCGGGGTACCTTTTAGCCGTTGAGCGACGGCGCTTCCACAAGCCACCGCCGGATCACTAGTCCCAGCTTTCGCTCCTGCTCGACCCGTCGGTCTCACAGTCAAGCTCCCTTGTGCACTTACACTCGACACCTGATTGCCAACCAGGCTGAGGGAACCTTTGGGCGCCTCCGTTACTCTTTAGGAGGCAACCGCCCCAGTTAAACTACCCACCAGACACTGTCCCTGATCCGGATCACGGACCGAAGTTAGACGTTCAAAACGACCAGAGTGGTATTTCACCAATGACTCCACCGCCACTAGCGTGACAGCTTCACAGTCTCCCACCTATCCTACACAAGACGTTCCAAACGCCAATGTCAAGCTGTAGTGAAGGTCCCGGGGTCTTTCCGTCCTGCTGCGCGTAACGAGCATCTTTACTCGTAGTGCAATTTCGCCGGGTCTGCGGTTGAGACAGCGGGGAAGTCGTTACGCCATTCGTGCAGGTCGGAACTTACCCGACAAGGAATTTCGCTACCTTAGGATGGTTATAGTTACCACCGCCGTTTACTGGCGCTTAAGTTCTCAGCTTCGCCACATTACTGCAGCTAACCGGTCCCCTTAACGTTCCAGCACCGGGCAGGCGTCAGTCCGTATACATCGTCTTACGACTTCGCACGGACCTGTGTTTTTAGTAAACAGTCGCTTCCCCCTGGCCTCTGCGACCCCCACCAGCTCCGAACGCAAAGGTTCATCACCAGCGAAGGCCCCCCTTCTCCCGAAGTTACGGGGGCAATTTGCCGAGTTCCTTAACCACAGTTCACCCGATCGCCTTGGTATTCTCTACCTGACCACCTGAGTCGGTTTCGGGTACGGGCCGCCACGACACTCACTAGAGGCTTTTCTCGGCAGCATAGGATCACCCACTTCGCCACAATCGGCTCGGCATCACATCTCAGGATACATGAGAGGCGGATTTGCCTACCTCTCTCCCTACATGCTTACCCCAGGACTACCATCGCCTGGGCTGGGCTACCTTCCTGCGTCACCCCATCGCTTACCTACTACCAGATCAGGCCAGGCGTTCACTCTGACGCCGTCCCCGAAGGGACAACCGAGTTAAGGACCCTTAGTATCACTGGATTCAGTATTGGCGCATCGTAGCGGGTACGGGAATATCAACCCGTTGTCCATCGACTACGCCTGTCGGCCTCGCCTTAGGTCCCGACTTACCCTGGGCGGATTAGCCTGGCCCAGGAACCCTTGGTCATCCGGCGCAGAAGTTTCTCACTTCTGATTCGCTACTCATGCCTGCATTCTCACTCGCACGGCCTCCACAACTAGATCACTCTGCTGCTTCGCCGGCCGCACGACGCTCCCCTACCCATCCACACACCTAGACAGACAAGCTGCCAGGTTAATGCGTGAATGCCACGACTTCGGCGGTGTACTTGAGCCCCGCTACATTGTCGGCGCGGAATCACTTGACCAGTGAGCTATTACGCACTCTTTCAAGGATGGCTGCTTCTAAGCCAACCTCCTGGTTGTCACTGCGACTCCACATCCTTTCCCACTTAGCACACGCTTAGGGGCCTTAGTCGGTGGTCTGGGCTGTTTCCCTCTCGACTACGGAGCTTATCCCCCGCAGTCTCACTGCTGCGCTCTCACTTACCGGCATTCGGAGTTTGGCTGACGTCAGTAACCTTGTCGGGCCCATTAGCCATCCAGTGCTCTACCTCCGGCAAGAAACACGCAACGCTGCACCTAAATGCATTTCGGGGAGAACCAGCTATCACGGAGTTTGATTGGCCTTTCACCCCTAAACACAGGTCATCCCCCAGGTTTTCAACCCTGGTGGGTTCGGTCCTCCACGCGGTCTTACCCGCGCTTCAACCTGCCCATGCCTAGATCACTCCGCTTCGGGTCTACAGCATGCGACTCAAACGCCCTATTCAGACTCGCTTTCGCTACGGCTCCCCCACACGGGTTAACCTCGCCACACACCATAACTCGCAGGCTCATTCTTCAAAAGGCACGCAGTCACATCACAGACGCCCGAAGACGTCTACGCTCCTACGGCTTGTAGGCACACGGTTTCAGGTACTATTTCACGACCCCTCACCGGGGCGCTTTTCACCTTTCCCTCACGGTACTTGTTCACTATCGGTCATCAGGGAGTATTTAGGCTTACCAGGTGGTCCTGGCAGATTCACACAGGATTTCTCGGGCCCCGTGCTACTTGGGATCCCCTCAAACAGTCGACAAGATTTCGCCTACCCGGCTCTCACGGTCTACGGCGCAACTTCCCAGAAACTTCGGCTATCCCATCGATTTCTCACTGCTTGGAGAAGCGGCAGCCTCTCCCAGAGGGTCCCACAACCCCGCACACGCAACGCCTGCCGGCTATCACACGCATACGGTTTAGCCTCTTCCGCTTTCGCTCACCACTACTCACGGAATCACTATTTGTTTTCTCTTCCTACGGGTACTGAGATGTTTCACTTCCCCGCGTTACCACCAACCGCCCTATACATTCAGGCGGAGGCAACACCACATGACTGGTGCTAGGTTTCCCCATTCGGACATCCCCGGATCAAAGTCAGGTTGGCGACTCCCCGGGGCTTAACGCAGCCTCCCACGTCCTTCATCGGCTCCTGATGCCAAGGCATCCACCGTGTGCCCTAAAAAACTTGGCCACAAAGATGCTCGCGTCCACTATGCAAATCTCAAACAACAAACAGCGACCGAACCGCACCCGCCACCAGACACCCGGGACAACACCCAGGCCGATGTGACAGAAGGCCGGTCCCGCACGAGGTCAAACAGACAGCAAGCCCGCCTCAGCGGGCCCGCCCGGTCCGTTTCCTCAGGACCCAACAGTGTGTCCAACCAGTCCGACCCTCCGCAGCCGGCGTTCCCACTCCCAGCTCCTCCGAAGAAGAGACAGGCGGTACTAGCGGCCCGGCGAATGCGGTCCGGTTGAGTAGCCAGTGCTCCACTAATGAGCGCGTCACGTGCAGAACGTTCGCCTGCAGACATGACATGGACCACGGACCACCAGGTGGCCGCAGTCGATGCTCCTTAGAAAGGAGGTGATCCAGCCGCACCTTCCGGTACGGCTACCTTGTTACGACTTCGTCCCAATCGCCAGCCCCACCTTCGACCGCTCCCCCCAGACAAGCTGGTTGGGCCACGGGCTTCGGGTGTTGCCGACTTTCGTGACGTGACGGGCGGTGTGTACAAGGCCCGGGAACGTATTCACCGCAGCGTTGCTGATCTGCGATTACTAGCGACTCCGACTTCATGGGGTCGAGTTGCAGACCCCAATCCGAACTGAGACCGGCTTTTTGGGATTCGCTCCACCTCACGGTATCGCAACCCTCTGTACCGGCCATTGTAGCATGTTTGCAGCCCAAGACATAAGGGGCATGATGACTTGACGTCATCCCCACCTTCCTCCGAGTTGACCCCGGCAGTCTCCAATGAGTCCCCACCACCCCCGAAGGAGCGTGCTGGCAACATTGAACAAGGGTTGCGCTCGTTGCGGGACTTAACCCAACATCTCACGACACGAGCTGACGACAGCCATGCACCACCTGTCACCCGATCCGAAGAGGCACCCATCTCTGAGTGTTTCCGGGCGATGTCAAGCCTTGGTAAGGTTCTTCGCGTTGCGTCGAATTAAGCAACATGCTCCGCCGCTTGTGCGGGCCCCCGTCAATTCCTTTGAGTTTTAGCCTTGCGGCCGTACTCCCCAGGCGGGGCGCTTAATGCGTTAGCTACGGCGCGGAAACCGTGGAAGGTCCCCACACCTAGCGCCCAACGTTTACAGCGTGGACTACCAGGGTATCTAATCCTGTTCGCTCCCCACGCTTTCGCTCCTCAGCGTCAGGTAAGGCCCAGAGAACCGCCTTCGCCACCGGTGTTCCTCCTGATATCTGCGCATTTCACCGCTACACCAGGAATTCCGTTCTCCCCTACCTACCTCTAGCCAGCCCGTATCGAATGCAGACCTGGAGTTAAGCCCCAAGCTTTCACACCCGACGTGACAAGCCACCTACGAGCTCTTTACGCCCAATAATTCCGGACAACGCTTGCGCCCTACGTATTACCGCGGCTGCTGGCACGTAGTTAGCCGGCGCTTCTTCTGCAGGTACACGTCAACTTCGTCCCTGCTGAAAGAGGTTTACAACCCGAAGGCCGTCATCCCCCACGCGGCGTCGCTGCGTCAGGCTTTCGCCCATTGCGCAATATTCCCCACTGCTGCCTCCCGTAGGAGTCTGGGCCGTGTCTCAGTCCCAGTGTGGCCGGTCGCCCTCTCAGGCCGGCTACCCGTCGTCGCCTTGGTAGGCCGTTACCCCACCAACAAGCTGATAGGCCGCGAGTCCATCCCCAACCGAAAAAACTTTCCACCACCATCCCATGCGAGAAGTGGTCGTATCCGGTATTAGACCCAGTTTCCCGGGCTTATCCCAGAGTCAGGGGCAGGTTACTCACGTGTTACTCACCCGTTCGCCGCTCGAGTACCCCGAAGGGCCTTTCCGCTCGACTTGCATGTGTTAAGCACGCCGCCAGCGTTCGTCCTGAGCCAGGATCAAACTCTCCAAACAATGTTTGAAAGGTTTTCCCAGCTGAAAGCACCCGATTCGCATCGGATGTATCAACCAAAGGAATCCGTCCCCCACTAAAAATGGGTTGGACGGGGTTGTGCTTCATGCACTGGCTTTTAACACACTGTTGAGTTCTCAAGAAACGGACGCGTTCTCCGTCGCCGTGACCGTGGTCCCGACTTCAGGGCGTTCCATTCCGTGTTCCCATCTTATCAGATCCGCCCGGTTCGTGTCAAACTGTCGCTTTTCGCTTCAGCCGATCCGAACCCGCCGAATCCGTTAGGATGTCGACCGCCCCGTTTCCGGAGCAACCCTTCTAACTTACTCCGACATCCAGGGCTTGTCCAATCGTGCGGACAGGCCCGGATCTCCGGGTCAGATCGAAGGGAGGTGCTGAGCAGTTCGCCGACCTGGAGACCTTCTGGCTTCCGGGGCTCGTTGCCCTGCAGAAAGAACAGTAGCAGGACTCTCGTGTCACAGAGACAACTTGCCAACCATTCCCGGGGCTCGCGCGTCCCAAACCGGACGGCGCAAGCAGACAACAAGCCATCCGCAATCGGCTCTGGATACGAAGTAGGCACGAGGGTCAGGATCCTGACTCCACCGTGGAGGTGAGCACCATGACCCGCTCGGAGTTCGATGACATCCGCGCGCACATCGACGCGGAGGCCGATCACCCCGGTGACCTGATCAGGGTCGCCAGGTCTCTGTTGAGCGATCTCGAAGACGCACGGATGCGCGAGGCGACGCTTCGCGCCTACTACCTGCGTCTTCTCACAGCGGCTCGGGCGACCGTCGCCGCTGAGGCGGCCGGCTATCCGGAACCGCTCACCTTCCTCACCGACGAGCTCGCCAAGCGAGGCCAGCTCCCGGCGACCGAGGACGAGGTGACCCGGATCCTGGCCGACGCGCACACCGCGGCCGCGCTGCTGGCCTGCCTGGAACAGGCGCCCCTCGCGGTAGCCGGTAAAGGAGCCCGTGCCCGCAGGTGCGCGGGTACAAGCCGTAGCCTCCCCCGATGAGGCGTTCCGCGTCATTGACCTGGACTTGAAGCAAGATCTGTAAGACTTCGGGCATGTGGCAGCGGAGACTGGATTGGGCTGCGACGGTCTTCGTGGGCGTCTTCGGCGTCCTGTGGGTCGGCGTTGTGGCGTTCGCCGCCTTCGACGCGGCGATGTGGTCGCGGATCGGGCAGGGCGTCTTCGGGACCTTCCTGGTGGGCTGGTCCCTGCACAAGGCGGGCCTGTTGCTGCGCCGTACCCTGTCGAAGGTCACGGCGCGGCATCGCGGGATCGGGGTCTGACGGTCAGAAACCGGTCCGGAAGGAGCGCAGCTCGTCGGCGACCTCCTGGCACGGGGCGCCGAGGTCGAACTGGCTCAGGAGGAAGACCTCCTCACCGGTGTCGATCTCCAGTAGCCCCGTCCGCGAGGTGAAGCGGCTCCGCGTGTCCACACGGATCCGCTCGACCTCGCTCCACGGCAGCCGCCGCGAGCCGGCGAATCCCTTCACCACGGCCAGTCCCTCGCTGTCGGCGCTGAGCCGTACCGGGGCCAGGACGTCGCGCAGGGCCAGCGCGGCCATTATCACGGTCGCCGCGCCCGCCAGGATCATCCCGCGCGGGTCGCCGACGCTCAGCGCGGTGGCCACCGCGAAAACGAGCGCCGCGACGCCTTTCAGGACGAGGAGGTCGCGGCGCACGCGCCAGCGCAGGACCGGTCCGGACATGTCATCCACACTGGCACGCTAACCGCTCGGCGGCCGGATGCGTGCGGCGGCACCGCCCCGGCGTCTCGGCCGCGCTCAGCCCTTGGGCACGTACGGCGGCGCCACGCCCCAGCCCCAGTGCGGCACCGGGGCGTGGGCGATCGGGGCGGCGCCGGGCTGGGAGTTGGCGAACGCCAGGCGCGTCCCCCACTCGATGTAGCCGAGGAACGCCGCACGGAACTCCGGGTCGCCGGGGAGCTCGGCCTCGTCGGCGGCGTCCAGGAGCAGGCTCACCCAGCGGCGGCGCTGCGGTTCGGTGATGCCCTTGCCGAGGTGCTGGGAGAGCATGTGGGGATATCCCCCGCGCTCGCGCGTGTAGCGGTCCGGGCCGCCGAAGACCTCGCCGAGCCACATCGCCACATATCCGGGGTGGCCGGGGTCCATGCCCGCGAAGAGCGGTCCGATGAGGTCGTCCTTCATCACGTGGCCGTAGAAGATCTCGGTGAGCCGCTCAAGGGCCTCCGCCCCGCCGGCCCAGTCGTACAGCGTCGGCACCGCGGCTCCCTGGCCCCGGATGCCGGTGGGCTCGTAGTGACGCATCTCCTCGATGTCGGAGACGTAGGGCCGGATCTCGGCGAAGAAGGCCGCGAAGTGCGGACCGCCCCTGAATCCCTGGAGATGGTCCTCGGCGGAGGACCACGTGATCCGCAGGATGTGGCAGGCGGGTTCCTCGACGCATCGGGTGAGCTCGTAGTCCACGCACTGGGGGGCGCTCGCGAGTGGCACCGCGGCGCGCCGGTAGGCGGCCTCGAACTCGGCTGAACGCTCGGCGGGGACGCGGTAGCGGATGTATTCGACGATCATTGGTTCATCCCCTTCAGACAGATGCAACCTATGTGTCGATGTAATCATGTAATTGATGTTGAACGCACCTGAATGCTGCCAGAAAATCCCGGATGGCCTGGAAAACGACGAAGGCCCTGATCTCTGAGAGATCAGGGCCTTCGTTGCAGTAGCGGGGACAGGATTTGAACCTGCGACCTCTGGGTTATGAGCCCAGCGAGCTACCGAGCTGCTCCACCCCGCGTCGGTGTGTCTAAAGACTACCGGGCTCCGGCGGTGGAGTGCAAATTGATTGCGCAACACGGAAAACCGGATCAACGCGGAAGGCCCGGCCCTCATGGAGAACCGGGCCGGATCCGGAAGGTCCCGCCGGCTCCGGGAGGCCGGATCGGCCGGGGAGTCCGCCGGACTCGGAAGGCCCGATGGGTCCAGGAAGCCCGCGCAACGCAGAAGGACCGGATCTCCGAGGAGATCCGGTCCTTCTGTTTCAGTAGCGGGGACAGGATTTGAACCTGCGACCTCTGGGTTATGAGCCCAGCGAGCTACCGAGCTGCTCCACCCCGCGTCGGTGTGTCTAAAGACTACCCGGCTTTGGCGGTGGACGCGAATCAGACGGCTCGCTGGGCCCCGTGACCCCCTATGGACTCGGTGAGGACGTCGGTGTCGCCGCTGGTGTGGGGCTTCCGGAAGGGGCCGGAGTCGGGCTCTGCGAGGGGACCGGAGTGGCCGTGGCCGACGGGACCGCGACGCCCTTCAACTTCTCCAGGGCCTTCTCCAGCTCCTTCTGTGCCTCGCCGTACGCGGTCCAGTCCGGCGGGTTCTTCGCCAGGGCCGCCTGCGCCTTCTCGTAGGCCTGCTGCGCCTCGCCGATCGCCTGGCTCAGCGCGGTGCTCGGCTGGGCGGGCGTGTTCGGCTTGGTGACGTCAGGCTTGGCCGGCGGCGCGGCGCCTTCCCCGAAGACCTGCTGCAGCGCGGCTTCCAGTGTGTCGGCGGAGCCGACCTTGTCTCCGTAGGAGACCAGGACCCGGCGGAGGATCGGGTACGGCTCCTGGCCGGAGGCCGCGGCGATCTCCACGTAGACCGGTTCGACGTAGACCAGGCCCCCGGCGAACGGCAGGGTCAGCAGGTTGCCGTAGCGGACCTTCGCCTGGCCGAGGCCGAGCAGGTTGAGCTCGCCGGAGAACTTGTTCTGGAAGTTGTTCTGCACCTGGCCGGGGCCGGGGATCGTGGTGTTGGAGGGCATCCGCAGGATGCGGAGCTTTCCGTAGTCCGCTCCCGGGGTGGCGTCCACTGCCATGAACGCCGCCAGGTTCGGACCCTGGCGCGGCACGAACGTGGTGGTCAGCGAGAACGTCGGGGCCGTCGTGTCGGGCATCTTGACCGACAGGTAGTACGGCGGCTGCTTGACGTCGCGCTCGCCCGACGACGGGTCGTTCGGGACGTTCCAGAAGTCCTGACCGCTGTAGAAGGCGTTCGGGTCCTCGATGTGGTAGCGGGACAGCACGTCACGCTGGACCTTGAACAGCGCCTCCGGGTAGCGCAGGTGCTGCTTGAGACCGTCGCCCATCTCGCTCTGCGGCTTGATGATCCCGGGGAAGGCCTTGCGCCAGGTCTGCAGGATCGGGTCCGTCTCGTCCCAGGCGTACAGGTTGACGGTGCCGTCGTAGGCGTCGACCGTGGCCTTGACCGCGTTGCGCATGTAGTTGATCTGGTCGCGCGGCTGCTGCACCACCAGGCGCGGGTCCGTGACGGTGTCCCGCGTCATCGCCTCCAGGCTCCGGCTGTCGGAGTAGGGGTAGGCGTTGGAGGTGGTGTAGGCGTCGGCGATCCAGACCACCCTGCCGTCGACGATCGCCGGGTAGGGGTTGTCGTCCAGGCTCAGGAACGGCGCCACCTTGGCGATGCGGTCCAGCGGGTTGCGCTCGTAGAGGATCTTCGACTTGTCGTTGATGTCGCTCGACAGCAGCAGGTTCTTCTCGCCGTACTTGGCCGCGTAGAGAACCCGGTTGAGGAACGAGCCGACCGGGACGCCGCCCTTGCCCACGTAGGTGGTGTTCTGCTGGCCGGTGCCGCCGCTCTCCGGGTAGTCGAGCTCCTGCTTCTTGTCACCGCCCACCACGACGTACTCGGGTGCGGTCGGGGACTCGCCGAAGTAGATCCGCGACTCC comes from Streptosporangium roseum DSM 43021 and encodes:
- a CDS encoding PH domain-containing protein, which encodes MSGPVLRWRVRRDLLVLKGVAALVFAVATALSVGDPRGMILAGAATVIMAALALRDVLAPVRLSADSEGLAVVKGFAGSRRLPWSEVERIRVDTRSRFTSRTGLLEIDTGEEVFLLSQFDLGAPCQEVADELRSFRTGF
- a CDS encoding group II truncated hemoglobin, with product MIVEYIRYRVPAERSAEFEAAYRRAAVPLASAPQCVDYELTRCVEEPACHILRITWSSAEDHLQGFRGGPHFAAFFAEIRPYVSDIEEMRHYEPTGIRGQGAAVPTLYDWAGGAEALERLTEIFYGHVMKDDLIGPLFAGMDPGHPGYVAMWLGEVFGGPDRYTRERGGYPHMLSQHLGKGITEPQRRRWVSLLLDAADEAELPGDPEFRAAFLGYIEWGTRLAFANSQPGAAPIAHAPVPHWGWGVAPPYVPKG
- a CDS encoding UPF0182 family protein; its protein translation is MRLPRRPRLLLPVAIAIVALVALFFLFAGIFTDYLWYDSVNYTTVFSGVIVTQIVLFIVGAVLMVGLVGGNMLLAYRMRPMFGPGMFGGASGADRYRMALDPHRKLIFLIGVAVLALFSGSSFSSQWKTWLEFTNATPFKETDALFGMDVSFFMFTYPFLRMVLNFLFTAVVLSAIMAAIVHYLYGGFRLQSPGVHASRAARVHLSVLLGVFVLLKAVAYWIDRYGLVFSDRGFAYGASYTDVNAVLPAKTILAIIALICAALFFAGVVRPGGMLPGVSFGLLVLSAILIGGVYPALVEQFQVKPNQQDKEQVYIKRNIDATRKAYGVDKSEVTDYTAQGDASKVNVTADSSISGVRLLDPNLVAKTYQQKQRIRGYYDFHDPLDVDRYPDESGKLRDTVVAVRELTGPPREQDNWINRHLVYTHGYGFVAAPGNEVDSQGLPNFDAKDMPVTGPLVQRTGLKESRIYFGESPTAPEYVVVGGDKKQELDYPESGGTGQQNTTYVGKGGVPVGSFLNRVLYAAKYGEKNLLLSSDINDKSKILYERNPLDRIAKVAPFLSLDDNPYPAIVDGRVVWIADAYTTSNAYPYSDSRSLEAMTRDTVTDPRLVVQQPRDQINYMRNAVKATVDAYDGTVNLYAWDETDPILQTWRKAFPGIIKPQSEMGDGLKQHLRYPEALFKVQRDVLSRYHIEDPNAFYSGQDFWNVPNDPSSGERDVKQPPYYLSVKMPDTTAPTFSLTTTFVPRQGPNLAAFMAVDATPGADYGKLRILRMPSNTTIPGPGQVQNNFQNKFSGELNLLGLGQAKVRYGNLLTLPFAGGLVYVEPVYVEIAAASGQEPYPILRRVLVSYGDKVGSADTLEAALQQVFGEGAAPPAKPDVTKPNTPAQPSTALSQAIGEAQQAYEKAQAALAKNPPDWTAYGEAQKELEKALEKLKGVAVPSATATPVPSQSPTPAPSGSPTPAATPTSSPSP